The following coding sequences lie in one Bacteroidota bacterium genomic window:
- a CDS encoding biopolymer transporter ExbD translates to MAIQTRNKRSAEFSTASMSDLVFLLLIFFMLTSTLVAPNAIKLLLPQSTSKTMAKQTLTVYIDDNYRYYVEEQRVSELQLQGIIDQVLAGQIEGSVVLRADKSVPVQYVVNVIDAVNNINNKYNTRHKVILATSPKK, encoded by the coding sequence ATGGCAATACAAACAAGAAATAAGCGAAGTGCAGAATTCAGCACTGCATCCATGTCGGATCTGGTATTTCTCCTGCTCATCTTCTTCATGCTTACTTCCACATTGGTTGCACCCAATGCCATCAAACTTCTGCTTCCTCAGAGTACGAGCAAGACCATGGCCAAACAAACCCTCACGGTATATATCGACGATAATTACCGTTATTATGTTGAAGAACAAAGGGTGTCGGAGCTTCAACTTCAGGGGATCATAGATCAGGTTCTGGCCGGACAAATCGAAGGATCGGTTGTACTGAGAGCAGATAAAAGCGTTCCTGTCCAGTATGTGGTTAATGTCATAGATGCGGTAAACAACATCAATAATAAGTATAATACACGTCATAAA
- a CDS encoding MotA/TolQ/ExbB proton channel family protein, which translates to METGILLQVNAALTGAGEDPTEITLSVYELVLKGGWIMAILGVLSIIAIYVFLERYFTISRASRENKNFMNNIRDFIHNGRIDSAVALCKSTDTPIARMIEKGLSRIGRPLNDITAAIENVGKLEISRLEKNVAGLATIAGAAPMLGFLGTVIGMIIAFYDMSMAGNNIDVALLSSGIYQAMVTTVGGLIVGILAYVCYNILVSRIEKVVYILEARSTEFMDLLNEPAA; encoded by the coding sequence ATGGAAACAGGAATATTACTGCAAGTAAATGCAGCGCTTACCGGCGCCGGGGAAGATCCGACTGAAATTACCCTCTCTGTTTATGAACTGGTGCTCAAAGGCGGGTGGATCATGGCAATATTGGGTGTATTATCCATTATTGCTATATATGTATTTCTCGAGCGGTATTTTACCATCAGCAGAGCCTCCAGGGAAAACAAAAATTTCATGAATAATATCCGTGATTTCATTCATAACGGGCGTATTGATTCAGCGGTTGCTCTTTGCAAAAGTACCGATACCCCCATTGCCAGAATGATAGAAAAAGGATTGTCGCGGATTGGCCGGCCATTGAATGATATTACTGCAGCCATTGAAAATGTCGGTAAACTGGAAATATCGAGGCTGGAGAAGAATGTAGCCGGTTTGGCAACCATTGCGGGGGCAGCACCTATGCTCGGCTTTCTGGGAACTGTGATTGGCATGATCATTGCTTTTTACGACATGTCGATGGCAGGTAACAATATCGATGTAGCATTACTATCCAGTGGGATTTACCAGGCTATGGTAACCACGGTAGGAGGTTTGATTGTGGGTATTCTGGCTTATGTTTGCTATAATATATTGGTATCCAGGATTGAAAAAGTAGTGTATATATTGGAAGCCCGTTCCACTGAATTCATGGATTTATTAAATGAACCGGCTGCCTGA